The proteins below come from a single Macadamia integrifolia cultivar HAES 741 unplaced genomic scaffold, SCU_Mint_v3 scaffold1998, whole genome shotgun sequence genomic window:
- the LOC122065409 gene encoding chitin-binding lectin 1-like — protein sequence FSFNEERYQIQEEIYDEKNNTVTISGPFCPRKLAKKLRCKAGNAIKCIKIVDKKPPAPPRPDEPKPPPPPPPPPPPCSTVVVVVVPPPPPPPAEPEPPPPPPEPKPKPKPKPKPTPEPVCPPPQPIGVCCGPCYEGYGGGPCHEGYGRPQPCDCGCGGSRSTCYDGWGRRPQPCYCGCGGSQSTCYNGWGRPPQPCYCGCGGSQSTCYNGWGRPPQPCHCGCGGSQLQCSRRYGRSSYGSHCGLFIEEDPNSCIIM from the coding sequence ttttctttcaacgaAGAGAGATATCAAATACAGGAGGAGATATATGATGAGAAAAACAACACCGTCACCATCAGTGGCCCCTTCTGTCCCAGGAAGCTCGCTAAAAAGCTCCGCTGCAAAGCTGGAAATGCCATTAAATGCATCAAGATCGTCGACAAAAAGCCTCCAGCGCCGCCTCGTCCCGACGAGCCTAAGCCTCCGCCTCCGCCTCCGCCTCCGCCGCCTCCTTGTTCCACCGTGGTTGTTGTTGTGGTTCCTCCGCCGCCTCCTCCTCCAGCTGAACCCGAGCCTCCGCCTCCTCCCccagaaccaaaaccaaaaccaaaaccaaaaccaaaaccaactccTGAACCGGTCTGCCCACCGCCCCAACCAATAGGGGTTTGTTGTGGACCATGTTATGAGGGATATGGAGGGGGACCATGTCATGAAGGTTATGGAAGGCCACAGCCGTGCGATTGTGGCTGTGGAGGATCGCGATCTACGTGCTATGATGGCTGGGGAAGGAGACCACAGCCGTGCTATTGTGGCTGTGGAGGATCACAGTCGACGTGTTACAATGGTTGGGGAAGACCACCACAACCGTGCTATTGTGGCTGTGGAGGATCACAGTCGACGTGCTATAATGGCTGGGGAAGACCACCACAACCGTGCCATTGTGGCTGTGGAGGATCGCAATTGCAGTGCTCTAGGAGATATGGAAGATCGAGTTACGGGAGCCACTGCGGTCTCTTCATTGAAGAAGACCCAAATTCATGCATCATCATGTAA